The window AAATATATCGTATCCTTTAGGTCTAAGCAGATTCCAATCTTAGGCATAAAAAAGTATTTTATACCTATGTCCGCACCAAGACCTATCATACCCACACTTCGTATTTCCTTTAGTGAAGTAACATCAGAAAGACTGCTAATAAAATTACCGGGTAAATCACGTGTAGTTCGGATATAGTTTATACCTAATCCGCCTCCGACAAAGATATTGAGTGGAGAACTTTTCATTAGAGTAATACCTACACCTATCTGGCTGTCAAAAATAATAGAGCCGTTTATTTTATCACTAATTCCCTTCTCCTTTAGTTTTTGGGCAAGGGGATCAAAACCGGAAGATATTTCTTTAAGAGGAAAGCCTACATTTATATTTGCATAAATATAGCTCATCTTAAAAGAAAGACCAACCATAAATGCGTTATAGGAATCTTTTGCTTTTATACTACCTAACTTTAAGTTACCAGGTCCTATAAGAGCCTTCAGTTCAGCACTTAAGTTATCAGCAAGTTTACCTGTATCATAGTTGTTCACTATGGTATAATTCATATAACCGATACCGACATCACCGGAAATATTCATAAAATCAAAGGCTGACAAGGAAAGCATACAGCTAAAAATTGCAATACCCAAAATATTTTTTTTCATAATTATCCTCCAAGATAAAATTTTATTTAAAAGCATAATCGTATATTTTATATAAGTATAGCCCACTATTAACATATTTTCAACCGGATGTAAGTATTTTTTTTATATCTATTGCCGTTTTTGCTTAAAAATAGTAGGATATATGCATGAGTATACCACAGTATCCCGAATTTGCACCCATTTCGTTGGACATGCAGTCCGAAATGGAATTTTACTTAAAAAGGCTTCCTGACGGAATCTCGGAGCTTACTTTTTTAAATTTATACCTTTTTAGACATAATTATAAATATCAGGTAACAAAAACCGAAAAATTATTGATAATAATAGGTGAATATAAGGGCGAAAGCTTTTTTATAACCCCATGCTGTACTGTAGATGTCGAAATAACAAAGGAATTATTGGCAAAATATAAAAAATGGATGATTCTTTCAAAATCTTTTTTGGATAATAACACAAATGTATTCAACCTGCCTTTTTTAAAAGAACTAAAAATTGAAGAGGACAGGGATAATTTTGATTATGTTTATTTAAGAAAGGATTTGGCCGAATTAAAGGGTAAGGATTTTCATAAAAAAAAGACCCATATAAACAAATTCGAAAAATCTTATGACAAAATAAAAATCGAACCTCTCACCCTTGAAAATGTAGAAGACGCCAAAAAGGTTCTTGAAGAATGGAATAGTACAAAACCGGACTCAAATCCTGAAAATTCCGACTATGAAGCAGCCTTGGAAGCCCTTTCAATTTTAAGCAGGACCTCAATGATGGGTATAATTCTCTATGTTTGGAATGAACCTGTGGCTTGGACTCTTGCAGAAATAACACAAAACAATAAAACTGCCGTTATTTTATTTGAAAAAGCCTTGGCATCTTATAAGGGAAGTTTTCAGTACATTAATTATGCCTTTGCAGGTTATCTGCCCGAATACATAGAATTTATCAACAGAGAGCAGGATTTAGGCGATGAGGGCTTAAGACAAGCAAAAATGACATATAAACCGATAAAATTCATAAAAAAGTATAGAATTTTATCTTAAATATGATACAATAGGAAAACATGGATTTAGTAAGCACACGAAACAATAATAAGATTGTATCCTTTTATGAGGCAGTAACAAACTGTATGCCGGCAGACGGGGGGCTTTATATACCCAAAGAAGCCTTGGACTTAAGTGATTGGACCTATCATCTTAACGAAACTTCAAGTTTTACATCTATTACGGGAGCCTTAACCTCTGCAATCCTGCGAGAGGAATTCAGCCCTGCCGTTTCGGAACGTATTGCCGTTTCAGCTTTTGGAAATTACAGTCCGAGGGTGCGCCAATTGGATGAAAGACTCTTTTTGCTGGACCTTTTTCACGGGCCGACCGGCTGCCACAGAGATTTCGGCTTTTTATGGTTTGCTTCAGTTCTTGAACATATTTTAACCATAACCGATAA of the Treponema denticola ATCC 35405 genome contains:
- a CDS encoding DUF2715 domain-containing protein produces the protein MKKNILGIAIFSCMLSLSAFDFMNISGDVGIGYMNYTIVNNYDTGKLADNLSAELKALIGPGNLKLGSIKAKDSYNAFMVGLSFKMSYIYANINVGFPLKEISSGFDPLAQKLKEKGISDKINGSIIFDSQIGVGITLMKSSPLNIFVGGGLGINYIRTTRDLPGNFISSLSDVTSLKEIRSVGMIGLGADIGIKYFFMPKIGICLDLKDTIYFLPLANQRYYSGKLKNGIPFTYSINSETNTNSGDIKKLIKSTWANNFSVRLGVAFKL
- a CDS encoding DUF2156 domain-containing protein; the protein is MSIPQYPEFAPISLDMQSEMEFYLKRLPDGISELTFLNLYLFRHNYKYQVTKTEKLLIIIGEYKGESFFITPCCTVDVEITKELLAKYKKWMILSKSFLDNNTNVFNLPFLKELKIEEDRDNFDYVYLRKDLAELKGKDFHKKKTHINKFEKSYDKIKIEPLTLENVEDAKKVLEEWNSTKPDSNPENSDYEAALEALSILSRTSMMGIILYVWNEPVAWTLAEITQNNKTAVILFEKALASYKGSFQYINYAFAGYLPEYIEFINREQDLGDEGLRQAKMTYKPIKFIKKYRILS